A single window of Colletes latitarsis isolate SP2378_abdomen chromosome 4, iyColLati1, whole genome shotgun sequence DNA harbors:
- the Su(w[a]) gene encoding suppressor of white-apricot isoform X3 produces the protein MAASKSQRWMIDSGILRKKNGEEEPQELLVFGYGCKLFRDDDKAKMIDQGKHLIPWMGDSTLKIDRYDGRGALGDLRIYEPPTGGFDQRTILTEDELKVEQLCDEERYRSLYNSDIEDSVYHEEMKRLHQALDSENTYGQVAYNYNEEGNSSKITCDDSQSPKQSEGSQEDQAFVPPPELEIPEGIPLPETQKLNAIITKTALFISRQGGQMEILIKAKQANNPQFSFLSIDGRLHQYYRYILDAIKTGKYNPEKQPEKEESEPEEGSSDQDDEPYLHPSLVPSFTKIEAAPSIPSIQYKPSADCAYSMLVNKITGRPPPSKVLQVPETTVQPATTTLGYYHPVPGQQGYNPYVAPVQYSHGPVVYGPNGQIQSPGHLPIVSVPPSVNDVTAPHTLTIESPVPLVPYGSTPQKQLSRPSFIVPPADVQIVIDKMASYVAKNGRDFEAIVKNKGDPRFNFLELSHQYHGYYAHKLTIYEGAINPKVLTEEELLQKQEPLEEKQKKLEELQKKQQRMEEVQKRVKMIQAKKKCDTRTKQTTTGTKQITTVSFSIKKPKDGETGVIEKRNALPLEESDDEMENENKDVNSKPNSPQTSEHSSLTVLGADKDAWRPEKKSKNEEKELVDLTDEILEDCQKEIRHKQAEDRIKDKLVAAARDKLAATSRERQLQLERKKKAAAFLSQIQTSVLSRSSGTTSQGIRKDDSDEVHSLPSPSPSPSFDDVKSYDSRTSGNSLMDRLKSADLTGKRSRPRSRSPNGSRSHTDRQKYHKRHKKKKSSHRSSHDSPSSSRTHRSKKSKKTSSKHRSRSRTPSRRHQHSARRKGSNSSYSDSSSP, from the exons ATGGCGGCATCAAAAAGTCAGCGTTGGATGATAGATTCGGGCATTCTACGTAAAAAAAATGGAGAAGAGGAGCCACAGGAGCTGTTGGTGTTTGGATATGGCTGCAAATTATTTCGAGATGATGACAAGGCGAAAATGATTGATCAAGGAAAGCATTTGATACCATGGATGGGCGATAGCACGTTGAAAATAGACAG ATACGATGGACGCGGAGCACTGGGGGACTTAAGGATATACGAACCACCGACAGGTGGTTTTGATCAGCGAACGATCCTTACAGAGGATGAACTCAAAGTGGAACAACTATGCGACGAAGAACGGTATCGATCTCTTTACAACAGTGATATAGAAGATTCTGTATATCATG AAGAAATGAAAAGATTGCATCAAGCCCTGGACTCTGAGAATACATATGGTCAGGTAGCGTATAATTACAACGAGGAAGGAAACAGTTCGAAAATTACATGTGACGATTCGCAAAGTCCGAAGCAATCGGAGGGTTCTCAGGAAGATCAGGCTTTCGTTCCGCCTCCTGAGCTAGAAATTCCAGAGGGTATTCCGCTG CCAGAAACGCAGAAACTGAATGCCATCATAACGAAAACGGCACTGTTCATAAGTCGCCAAGGGGGCCAAATGGAAATCTTGATTAAAGCGAAGCAAGCAAACAATCCACAGTTTTCGTTTTTGTCGATAGACGGACGGCTACACCAGTATTACAGATACATACTGGACGCAATCAAGACCGGAAAGTACAATCCTGAAAAGCAGCCCGAGAAAGAAGAATCCG AACCTGAAGAAGGATCGTCGGATCAGGATGACGAGCCGTATCTCCATCCGAGTCTGGTGCCATCATTTACCAAGATAGAAGCG gCCCCCAGTATTCCGAGTATACAATATAAACCATCCGCGGATTGTGCTTATTCGATGCTTGTGAATAAAATCACTGGAAGGCCGCCACCGTCGAAGGTATTGCAAGTCCCTGAAACAACCGTTCAGCCAGCGACTACTACCCTAGGATATTATCATCCTGTACCAGGGCAG CAGGGCTATAATCCTTATGTTGCGCCAGTACAGTATTCTCACGGTCCAGTAGTATACGGACCAAATGGACAAATACAGTCACCGGGACATCTTCCAATTGTGAGCGTACCACCGTCCGTGAATGATGTGACCGCGCCACACACATTGACCATCGAATCTCCCGTGCCGTTGGTCCCTTATGGATCCACGCCTCAGAAGCAATTGAGTAGACCTTCGTTCATTGTGCCACCGGCAGACGTTCAAATAGTCATCGATAAAATGGCCAGCTACGTGGCGAAGAACGGTAGGGATTTTGAGGCGATTGTGAAGAACAAGGGTGATCCGAGATTCAATTTTCTCGAGCTGTCGCATCAGTATCACGGTTATTACGCGCACAAGTTAACAATATACGAGGGCGCTATAAACCCTAAGGTCTTGACGGAGGAGGAGCTGCTGCAGAAGCAGGAGCCGCTCGAGGAGAAGCAGAAAAAGTTGGAGGAATTGCAAAAGAAGCAGCAGAGAATGGAGGAGGTGCAAAAAAGGGTAAAGATGATACAGGCGAAGAAGAAATGTGATACAAGAACAAAACAGACCACGACGGGAACTAAGCAGATCACCACTGTGTCGTTCTCCATAAAGAAGCCAAAGGACGGGGAAACTGGGGTGATCGAAAAACGGAATGCTCTTCCGTTAGAGGAGAGCGACGATGAGATGGAAAACGAGAACAAGGACGTGAACTCGAAGCCCAACTCGCCGCAGACTAGTGAGCATAGTTCTTTAACCGTGCTGGGAGCAGACAAGGACGCGTGGAGACCGGAGAAGAAATCGAAGAACGAAGAAAAAGAGCTGGTAGATCTTACCGACGAGATCCTGGAAGATTGTCAAAAAGAGATCAGGCACAAGCAGGCCGAGGATAGGATCAAGGACAAACTGGTCGCGGCAGCACGGGACAAGTTAGCCGCTACGTCCAGAGAGAGACAGCTACAGTTGGAGAGGAAGAAGAAGGCAGCAGCGTTTCTGAGTCAGATTCAGACCTCTGTGTTATCGAGATCCAGCGGGACGACTAGCCAGGGTATAAGGAAAGACGATTCGGACGAGGTGCACTCTCTACCTTCGCCGTCGCCCTCACCATCGTTTGACGATGTAAAATCCTACGACTCGAGGACTAGCGGCAATTCGTTGATGGATAGATTAAAAAGCGCTGATTTGACTGGCAAACGATCTAGGCCACGGTCAAGGAGTCCCAATGGCAGTCGAAGTCACACGGACAGACAAAAGTATCACAAGAGGcacaaaaagaagaaaagctctcACAGAAG CAGTCATGACAGCCCAAGCAGTTCCCGAACGCACAGATCGAAGAAGAGCAAGAAGACCTCCTCCAAGCACAGGTCTCGTTCGCGAACACCGTCCCGAAGGCATCAACACAGTGCACGACGAAAGGGAAGCAACTCATCTTACTCGGACTCAAGTTCGCCTTGA
- the Su(w[a]) gene encoding suppressor of white-apricot isoform X4, with protein sequence MAASKSQRWMIDSGILRKKNGEEEPQELLVFGYGCKLFRDDDKAKMIDQGKHLIPWMGDSTLKIDRYDGRGALGDLRIYEPPTGGFDQRTILTEDELKVEQLCDEERYRSLYNSDIEDSVYHEEEMKRLHQALDSENTYGQVAYNYNEEGNSSKITCDDSQSPKQSEGSQEDQAFVPPPELEIPEGIPLPETQKLNAIITKTALFISRQGGQMEILIKAKQANNPQFSFLSIDGRLHQYYRYILDAIKTGKYNPEKQPEKEESEPEEGSSDQDDEPYLHPSLVPSFTKIEAAPSIPSIQYKPSADCAYSMLVNKITGRPPPSKVLQVPETTVQPATTTLGYYHPVPGQQGYNPYVAPVQYSHGPVVYGPNGQIQSPGHLPIVSVPPSVNDVTAPHTLTIESPVPLVPYGSTPQKQLSRPSFIVPPADVQIVIDKMASYVAKNGRDFEAIVKNKGDPRFNFLELSHQYHGYYAHKLTIYEGAINPKVLTEEELLQKQEPLEEKQKKLEELQKKQQRMEEVQKRVKMIQAKKKCDTRTKQTTTGTKQITTVSFSIKKPKDGETGVIEKRNALPLEESDDEMENENKDVNSKPNSPQTSEHSSLTVLGADKDAWRPEKKSKNEEKELVDLTDEILEDCQKEIRHKQAEDRIKDKLVAAARDKLAATSRERQLQLERKKKAAAFLSQIQTSVLSRSSGTTSQGIRKDDSDEVHSLPSPSPSPSFDDVKSYDSRTSGNSLMDRLKSADLTGKRSRPRSRSPNGSRSHTDRQKYHKRHKKKKSSHRSHDSPSSSRTHRSKKSKKTSSKHRSRSRTPSRRHQHSARRKGSNSSYSDSSSP encoded by the exons ATGGCGGCATCAAAAAGTCAGCGTTGGATGATAGATTCGGGCATTCTACGTAAAAAAAATGGAGAAGAGGAGCCACAGGAGCTGTTGGTGTTTGGATATGGCTGCAAATTATTTCGAGATGATGACAAGGCGAAAATGATTGATCAAGGAAAGCATTTGATACCATGGATGGGCGATAGCACGTTGAAAATAGACAG ATACGATGGACGCGGAGCACTGGGGGACTTAAGGATATACGAACCACCGACAGGTGGTTTTGATCAGCGAACGATCCTTACAGAGGATGAACTCAAAGTGGAACAACTATGCGACGAAGAACGGTATCGATCTCTTTACAACAGTGATATAGAAGATTCTGTATATCATG AAGAAGAAATGAAAAGATTGCATCAAGCCCTGGACTCTGAGAATACATATGGTCAGGTAGCGTATAATTACAACGAGGAAGGAAACAGTTCGAAAATTACATGTGACGATTCGCAAAGTCCGAAGCAATCGGAGGGTTCTCAGGAAGATCAGGCTTTCGTTCCGCCTCCTGAGCTAGAAATTCCAGAGGGTATTCCGCTG CCAGAAACGCAGAAACTGAATGCCATCATAACGAAAACGGCACTGTTCATAAGTCGCCAAGGGGGCCAAATGGAAATCTTGATTAAAGCGAAGCAAGCAAACAATCCACAGTTTTCGTTTTTGTCGATAGACGGACGGCTACACCAGTATTACAGATACATACTGGACGCAATCAAGACCGGAAAGTACAATCCTGAAAAGCAGCCCGAGAAAGAAGAATCCG AACCTGAAGAAGGATCGTCGGATCAGGATGACGAGCCGTATCTCCATCCGAGTCTGGTGCCATCATTTACCAAGATAGAAGCG gCCCCCAGTATTCCGAGTATACAATATAAACCATCCGCGGATTGTGCTTATTCGATGCTTGTGAATAAAATCACTGGAAGGCCGCCACCGTCGAAGGTATTGCAAGTCCCTGAAACAACCGTTCAGCCAGCGACTACTACCCTAGGATATTATCATCCTGTACCAGGGCAG CAGGGCTATAATCCTTATGTTGCGCCAGTACAGTATTCTCACGGTCCAGTAGTATACGGACCAAATGGACAAATACAGTCACCGGGACATCTTCCAATTGTGAGCGTACCACCGTCCGTGAATGATGTGACCGCGCCACACACATTGACCATCGAATCTCCCGTGCCGTTGGTCCCTTATGGATCCACGCCTCAGAAGCAATTGAGTAGACCTTCGTTCATTGTGCCACCGGCAGACGTTCAAATAGTCATCGATAAAATGGCCAGCTACGTGGCGAAGAACGGTAGGGATTTTGAGGCGATTGTGAAGAACAAGGGTGATCCGAGATTCAATTTTCTCGAGCTGTCGCATCAGTATCACGGTTATTACGCGCACAAGTTAACAATATACGAGGGCGCTATAAACCCTAAGGTCTTGACGGAGGAGGAGCTGCTGCAGAAGCAGGAGCCGCTCGAGGAGAAGCAGAAAAAGTTGGAGGAATTGCAAAAGAAGCAGCAGAGAATGGAGGAGGTGCAAAAAAGGGTAAAGATGATACAGGCGAAGAAGAAATGTGATACAAGAACAAAACAGACCACGACGGGAACTAAGCAGATCACCACTGTGTCGTTCTCCATAAAGAAGCCAAAGGACGGGGAAACTGGGGTGATCGAAAAACGGAATGCTCTTCCGTTAGAGGAGAGCGACGATGAGATGGAAAACGAGAACAAGGACGTGAACTCGAAGCCCAACTCGCCGCAGACTAGTGAGCATAGTTCTTTAACCGTGCTGGGAGCAGACAAGGACGCGTGGAGACCGGAGAAGAAATCGAAGAACGAAGAAAAAGAGCTGGTAGATCTTACCGACGAGATCCTGGAAGATTGTCAAAAAGAGATCAGGCACAAGCAGGCCGAGGATAGGATCAAGGACAAACTGGTCGCGGCAGCACGGGACAAGTTAGCCGCTACGTCCAGAGAGAGACAGCTACAGTTGGAGAGGAAGAAGAAGGCAGCAGCGTTTCTGAGTCAGATTCAGACCTCTGTGTTATCGAGATCCAGCGGGACGACTAGCCAGGGTATAAGGAAAGACGATTCGGACGAGGTGCACTCTCTACCTTCGCCGTCGCCCTCACCATCGTTTGACGATGTAAAATCCTACGACTCGAGGACTAGCGGCAATTCGTTGATGGATAGATTAAAAAGCGCTGATTTGACTGGCAAACGATCTAGGCCACGGTCAAGGAGTCCCAATGGCAGTCGAAGTCACACGGACAGACAAAAGTATCACAAGAGGcacaaaaagaagaaaagctctcACAGAAG TCATGACAGCCCAAGCAGTTCCCGAACGCACAGATCGAAGAAGAGCAAGAAGACCTCCTCCAAGCACAGGTCTCGTTCGCGAACACCGTCCCGAAGGCATCAACACAGTGCACGACGAAAGGGAAGCAACTCATCTTACTCGGACTCAAGTTCGCCTTGA
- the Su(w[a]) gene encoding suppressor of white-apricot isoform X1 — MAASKSQRWMIDSGILRKKNGEEEPQELLVFGYGCKLFRDDDKAKMIDQGKHLIPWMGDSTLKIDRYDGRGALGDLRIYEPPTGGFDQRTILTEDELKVEQLCDEERYRSLYNSDIEDSVYHEEEMKRLHQALDSENTYGQVAYNYNEEGNSSKITCDDSQSPKQSEGSQEDQAFVPPPELEIPEGIPLPETQKLNAIITKTALFISRQGGQMEILIKAKQANNPQFSFLSIDGRLHQYYRYILDAIKTGKYNPEKQPEKEESEPEEGSSDQDDEPYLHPSLVPSFTKIEAAPSIPSIQYKPSADCAYSMLVNKITGRPPPSKVLQVPETTVQPATTTLGYYHPVPGQQGYNPYVAPVQYSHGPVVYGPNGQIQSPGHLPIVSVPPSVNDVTAPHTLTIESPVPLVPYGSTPQKQLSRPSFIVPPADVQIVIDKMASYVAKNGRDFEAIVKNKGDPRFNFLELSHQYHGYYAHKLTIYEGAINPKVLTEEELLQKQEPLEEKQKKLEELQKKQQRMEEVQKRVKMIQAKKKCDTRTKQTTTGTKQITTVSFSIKKPKDGETGVIEKRNALPLEESDDEMENENKDVNSKPNSPQTSEHSSLTVLGADKDAWRPEKKSKNEEKELVDLTDEILEDCQKEIRHKQAEDRIKDKLVAAARDKLAATSRERQLQLERKKKAAAFLSQIQTSVLSRSSGTTSQGIRKDDSDEVHSLPSPSPSPSFDDVKSYDSRTSGNSLMDRLKSADLTGKRSRPRSRSPNGSRSHTDRQKYHKRHKKKKSSHRSSHDSPSSSRTHRSKKSKKTSSKHRSRSRTPSRRHQHSARRKGSNSSYSDSSSP, encoded by the exons ATGGCGGCATCAAAAAGTCAGCGTTGGATGATAGATTCGGGCATTCTACGTAAAAAAAATGGAGAAGAGGAGCCACAGGAGCTGTTGGTGTTTGGATATGGCTGCAAATTATTTCGAGATGATGACAAGGCGAAAATGATTGATCAAGGAAAGCATTTGATACCATGGATGGGCGATAGCACGTTGAAAATAGACAG ATACGATGGACGCGGAGCACTGGGGGACTTAAGGATATACGAACCACCGACAGGTGGTTTTGATCAGCGAACGATCCTTACAGAGGATGAACTCAAAGTGGAACAACTATGCGACGAAGAACGGTATCGATCTCTTTACAACAGTGATATAGAAGATTCTGTATATCATG AAGAAGAAATGAAAAGATTGCATCAAGCCCTGGACTCTGAGAATACATATGGTCAGGTAGCGTATAATTACAACGAGGAAGGAAACAGTTCGAAAATTACATGTGACGATTCGCAAAGTCCGAAGCAATCGGAGGGTTCTCAGGAAGATCAGGCTTTCGTTCCGCCTCCTGAGCTAGAAATTCCAGAGGGTATTCCGCTG CCAGAAACGCAGAAACTGAATGCCATCATAACGAAAACGGCACTGTTCATAAGTCGCCAAGGGGGCCAAATGGAAATCTTGATTAAAGCGAAGCAAGCAAACAATCCACAGTTTTCGTTTTTGTCGATAGACGGACGGCTACACCAGTATTACAGATACATACTGGACGCAATCAAGACCGGAAAGTACAATCCTGAAAAGCAGCCCGAGAAAGAAGAATCCG AACCTGAAGAAGGATCGTCGGATCAGGATGACGAGCCGTATCTCCATCCGAGTCTGGTGCCATCATTTACCAAGATAGAAGCG gCCCCCAGTATTCCGAGTATACAATATAAACCATCCGCGGATTGTGCTTATTCGATGCTTGTGAATAAAATCACTGGAAGGCCGCCACCGTCGAAGGTATTGCAAGTCCCTGAAACAACCGTTCAGCCAGCGACTACTACCCTAGGATATTATCATCCTGTACCAGGGCAG CAGGGCTATAATCCTTATGTTGCGCCAGTACAGTATTCTCACGGTCCAGTAGTATACGGACCAAATGGACAAATACAGTCACCGGGACATCTTCCAATTGTGAGCGTACCACCGTCCGTGAATGATGTGACCGCGCCACACACATTGACCATCGAATCTCCCGTGCCGTTGGTCCCTTATGGATCCACGCCTCAGAAGCAATTGAGTAGACCTTCGTTCATTGTGCCACCGGCAGACGTTCAAATAGTCATCGATAAAATGGCCAGCTACGTGGCGAAGAACGGTAGGGATTTTGAGGCGATTGTGAAGAACAAGGGTGATCCGAGATTCAATTTTCTCGAGCTGTCGCATCAGTATCACGGTTATTACGCGCACAAGTTAACAATATACGAGGGCGCTATAAACCCTAAGGTCTTGACGGAGGAGGAGCTGCTGCAGAAGCAGGAGCCGCTCGAGGAGAAGCAGAAAAAGTTGGAGGAATTGCAAAAGAAGCAGCAGAGAATGGAGGAGGTGCAAAAAAGGGTAAAGATGATACAGGCGAAGAAGAAATGTGATACAAGAACAAAACAGACCACGACGGGAACTAAGCAGATCACCACTGTGTCGTTCTCCATAAAGAAGCCAAAGGACGGGGAAACTGGGGTGATCGAAAAACGGAATGCTCTTCCGTTAGAGGAGAGCGACGATGAGATGGAAAACGAGAACAAGGACGTGAACTCGAAGCCCAACTCGCCGCAGACTAGTGAGCATAGTTCTTTAACCGTGCTGGGAGCAGACAAGGACGCGTGGAGACCGGAGAAGAAATCGAAGAACGAAGAAAAAGAGCTGGTAGATCTTACCGACGAGATCCTGGAAGATTGTCAAAAAGAGATCAGGCACAAGCAGGCCGAGGATAGGATCAAGGACAAACTGGTCGCGGCAGCACGGGACAAGTTAGCCGCTACGTCCAGAGAGAGACAGCTACAGTTGGAGAGGAAGAAGAAGGCAGCAGCGTTTCTGAGTCAGATTCAGACCTCTGTGTTATCGAGATCCAGCGGGACGACTAGCCAGGGTATAAGGAAAGACGATTCGGACGAGGTGCACTCTCTACCTTCGCCGTCGCCCTCACCATCGTTTGACGATGTAAAATCCTACGACTCGAGGACTAGCGGCAATTCGTTGATGGATAGATTAAAAAGCGCTGATTTGACTGGCAAACGATCTAGGCCACGGTCAAGGAGTCCCAATGGCAGTCGAAGTCACACGGACAGACAAAAGTATCACAAGAGGcacaaaaagaagaaaagctctcACAGAAG CAGTCATGACAGCCCAAGCAGTTCCCGAACGCACAGATCGAAGAAGAGCAAGAAGACCTCCTCCAAGCACAGGTCTCGTTCGCGAACACCGTCCCGAAGGCATCAACACAGTGCACGACGAAAGGGAAGCAACTCATCTTACTCGGACTCAAGTTCGCCTTGA
- the Su(w[a]) gene encoding suppressor of white-apricot isoform X2, whose product MAASKSQRWMIDSGILRKKNGEEEPQELLVFGYGCKLFRDDDKAKMIDQGKHLIPWMGDSTLKIDRYDGRGALGDLRIYEPPTGGFDQRTILTEDELKVEQLCDEERYRSLYNSDIEDSVYHEEEMKRLHQALDSENTYGQVAYNYNEEGNSSKITCDDSQSPKQSEGSQEDQAFVPPPELEIPEGIPLPETQKLNAIITKTALFISRQGGQMEILIKAKQANNPQFSFLSIDGRLHQYYRYILDAIKTGKYNPEKQPEKEESEPEEGSSDQDDEPYLHPSLVPSFTKIEAAPSIPSIQYKPSADCAYSMLVNKITGRPPPSKVLQVPETTVQPATTTLGYYHPVPGQGYNPYVAPVQYSHGPVVYGPNGQIQSPGHLPIVSVPPSVNDVTAPHTLTIESPVPLVPYGSTPQKQLSRPSFIVPPADVQIVIDKMASYVAKNGRDFEAIVKNKGDPRFNFLELSHQYHGYYAHKLTIYEGAINPKVLTEEELLQKQEPLEEKQKKLEELQKKQQRMEEVQKRVKMIQAKKKCDTRTKQTTTGTKQITTVSFSIKKPKDGETGVIEKRNALPLEESDDEMENENKDVNSKPNSPQTSEHSSLTVLGADKDAWRPEKKSKNEEKELVDLTDEILEDCQKEIRHKQAEDRIKDKLVAAARDKLAATSRERQLQLERKKKAAAFLSQIQTSVLSRSSGTTSQGIRKDDSDEVHSLPSPSPSPSFDDVKSYDSRTSGNSLMDRLKSADLTGKRSRPRSRSPNGSRSHTDRQKYHKRHKKKKSSHRSSHDSPSSSRTHRSKKSKKTSSKHRSRSRTPSRRHQHSARRKGSNSSYSDSSSP is encoded by the exons ATGGCGGCATCAAAAAGTCAGCGTTGGATGATAGATTCGGGCATTCTACGTAAAAAAAATGGAGAAGAGGAGCCACAGGAGCTGTTGGTGTTTGGATATGGCTGCAAATTATTTCGAGATGATGACAAGGCGAAAATGATTGATCAAGGAAAGCATTTGATACCATGGATGGGCGATAGCACGTTGAAAATAGACAG ATACGATGGACGCGGAGCACTGGGGGACTTAAGGATATACGAACCACCGACAGGTGGTTTTGATCAGCGAACGATCCTTACAGAGGATGAACTCAAAGTGGAACAACTATGCGACGAAGAACGGTATCGATCTCTTTACAACAGTGATATAGAAGATTCTGTATATCATG AAGAAGAAATGAAAAGATTGCATCAAGCCCTGGACTCTGAGAATACATATGGTCAGGTAGCGTATAATTACAACGAGGAAGGAAACAGTTCGAAAATTACATGTGACGATTCGCAAAGTCCGAAGCAATCGGAGGGTTCTCAGGAAGATCAGGCTTTCGTTCCGCCTCCTGAGCTAGAAATTCCAGAGGGTATTCCGCTG CCAGAAACGCAGAAACTGAATGCCATCATAACGAAAACGGCACTGTTCATAAGTCGCCAAGGGGGCCAAATGGAAATCTTGATTAAAGCGAAGCAAGCAAACAATCCACAGTTTTCGTTTTTGTCGATAGACGGACGGCTACACCAGTATTACAGATACATACTGGACGCAATCAAGACCGGAAAGTACAATCCTGAAAAGCAGCCCGAGAAAGAAGAATCCG AACCTGAAGAAGGATCGTCGGATCAGGATGACGAGCCGTATCTCCATCCGAGTCTGGTGCCATCATTTACCAAGATAGAAGCG gCCCCCAGTATTCCGAGTATACAATATAAACCATCCGCGGATTGTGCTTATTCGATGCTTGTGAATAAAATCACTGGAAGGCCGCCACCGTCGAAGGTATTGCAAGTCCCTGAAACAACCGTTCAGCCAGCGACTACTACCCTAGGATATTATCATCCTGTACCAGGGCAG GGCTATAATCCTTATGTTGCGCCAGTACAGTATTCTCACGGTCCAGTAGTATACGGACCAAATGGACAAATACAGTCACCGGGACATCTTCCAATTGTGAGCGTACCACCGTCCGTGAATGATGTGACCGCGCCACACACATTGACCATCGAATCTCCCGTGCCGTTGGTCCCTTATGGATCCACGCCTCAGAAGCAATTGAGTAGACCTTCGTTCATTGTGCCACCGGCAGACGTTCAAATAGTCATCGATAAAATGGCCAGCTACGTGGCGAAGAACGGTAGGGATTTTGAGGCGATTGTGAAGAACAAGGGTGATCCGAGATTCAATTTTCTCGAGCTGTCGCATCAGTATCACGGTTATTACGCGCACAAGTTAACAATATACGAGGGCGCTATAAACCCTAAGGTCTTGACGGAGGAGGAGCTGCTGCAGAAGCAGGAGCCGCTCGAGGAGAAGCAGAAAAAGTTGGAGGAATTGCAAAAGAAGCAGCAGAGAATGGAGGAGGTGCAAAAAAGGGTAAAGATGATACAGGCGAAGAAGAAATGTGATACAAGAACAAAACAGACCACGACGGGAACTAAGCAGATCACCACTGTGTCGTTCTCCATAAAGAAGCCAAAGGACGGGGAAACTGGGGTGATCGAAAAACGGAATGCTCTTCCGTTAGAGGAGAGCGACGATGAGATGGAAAACGAGAACAAGGACGTGAACTCGAAGCCCAACTCGCCGCAGACTAGTGAGCATAGTTCTTTAACCGTGCTGGGAGCAGACAAGGACGCGTGGAGACCGGAGAAGAAATCGAAGAACGAAGAAAAAGAGCTGGTAGATCTTACCGACGAGATCCTGGAAGATTGTCAAAAAGAGATCAGGCACAAGCAGGCCGAGGATAGGATCAAGGACAAACTGGTCGCGGCAGCACGGGACAAGTTAGCCGCTACGTCCAGAGAGAGACAGCTACAGTTGGAGAGGAAGAAGAAGGCAGCAGCGTTTCTGAGTCAGATTCAGACCTCTGTGTTATCGAGATCCAGCGGGACGACTAGCCAGGGTATAAGGAAAGACGATTCGGACGAGGTGCACTCTCTACCTTCGCCGTCGCCCTCACCATCGTTTGACGATGTAAAATCCTACGACTCGAGGACTAGCGGCAATTCGTTGATGGATAGATTAAAAAGCGCTGATTTGACTGGCAAACGATCTAGGCCACGGTCAAGGAGTCCCAATGGCAGTCGAAGTCACACGGACAGACAAAAGTATCACAAGAGGcacaaaaagaagaaaagctctcACAGAAG CAGTCATGACAGCCCAAGCAGTTCCCGAACGCACAGATCGAAGAAGAGCAAGAAGACCTCCTCCAAGCACAGGTCTCGTTCGCGAACACCGTCCCGAAGGCATCAACACAGTGCACGACGAAAGGGAAGCAACTCATCTTACTCGGACTCAAGTTCGCCTTGA